Proteins found in one Streptomyces sp. NBC_00461 genomic segment:
- a CDS encoding MBL fold metallo-hydrolase gives MSGFRSLSSGLRALQPAAFGADPSGERLARIRRSPHFKDGVFQNPGGTARTRPSGSAVDFAKVFFDKDERPRRAPKGTVPVHPTTLADIARPPVTGLRLTWMGHSSVLAEIDGQRVLFDPVWGERCSPFSFVGPKRLHPVPLPLAALGPVDVVVISHDHYDHLDLPTIKALAGTDTLFAVPLGVGAHLEHWGVSADRVRELDWHEATKVGGLTLTATPARHFCGRGLRNTQHTLWASWAVAGAEHRIFHSGDTGYFDGFKDIGAEHGPFDATMIQIGAYSDFWPDIHMTPQEGMRAHLDLQGGEPHGVMMPIHWATFNLATHPWAEPGEGTVAAAHATGSRAALPRPGEPFEPTAETIPSEPWWRAVAQAPAGGWPAADALTEAATKTAVASAARARTDADGTGQGKSAEGTGEPETVPAG, from the coding sequence GTGTCCGGTTTCCGTTCCCTGAGCTCCGGGCTCCGCGCGCTGCAGCCCGCGGCCTTCGGCGCGGACCCGAGCGGTGAGCGCCTTGCGCGCATCCGTAGATCGCCCCACTTCAAGGACGGGGTCTTCCAGAATCCCGGGGGTACCGCCCGGACGCGGCCCTCCGGTTCGGCGGTCGACTTCGCGAAGGTCTTCTTCGACAAGGACGAGCGACCCCGGCGTGCCCCCAAGGGCACGGTGCCGGTGCACCCCACGACGCTCGCCGACATCGCCAGGCCGCCCGTCACTGGGCTGCGGCTGACCTGGATGGGGCACTCCAGTGTGCTCGCCGAGATCGACGGTCAGCGGGTGCTCTTCGATCCCGTGTGGGGTGAGCGCTGCTCCCCGTTCTCCTTCGTCGGGCCCAAGCGGCTGCACCCGGTGCCGCTGCCGCTCGCCGCGCTGGGCCCGGTGGACGTCGTCGTCATCTCGCACGACCACTACGACCACCTGGACCTGCCCACCATCAAGGCCCTGGCCGGCACGGACACGCTGTTCGCCGTGCCCCTCGGCGTCGGCGCCCACCTCGAACACTGGGGCGTCTCGGCCGACCGCGTGCGCGAGCTGGACTGGCACGAGGCGACCAAGGTCGGCGGCCTCACTCTGACGGCCACCCCGGCCCGCCACTTCTGCGGCCGCGGCCTGCGCAACACCCAGCACACCCTGTGGGCCTCCTGGGCCGTCGCCGGCGCCGAGCACCGGATCTTCCACAGCGGTGACACCGGCTACTTCGACGGCTTCAAGGACATCGGTGCCGAGCACGGGCCGTTCGACGCCACGATGATCCAGATCGGCGCCTACTCCGACTTCTGGCCCGACATCCACATGACGCCGCAGGAGGGCATGCGCGCCCACCTAGACCTTCAGGGCGGTGAGCCGCACGGCGTGATGATGCCGATCCACTGGGCCACCTTCAACCTGGCGACGCACCCCTGGGCCGAGCCCGGCGAGGGCACGGTCGCGGCCGCACACGCCACCGGCTCCCGTGCCGCCCTGCCTCGCCCCGGGGAGCCCTTCGAGCCCACCGCGGAGACCATTCCGTCCGAGCCGTGGTGGCGCGCCGTGGCCCAGGCCCCGGCAGGCGGCTGGCCGGCCGCGGACGCCCTGACGGAGGCGGCGACGAAGACGGCCGTCGCCTCCGCCGCCCGCGCCCGGACCGACGCGGATGGCACGGGGCAGGGCAAGTCGGCAGAGGGTACGGGCGAGCCCGAGACCGTGCCGGCGGGCTGA
- a CDS encoding cupin domain-containing protein has translation MDQGRDEVRVARPGDRRPGPGTEGMDRQEAFATEGMWSGFVRTEPGAVSGWHHHGDHESVIYVVTGSLRMEFGPGGSRTVEAGPGDFLHVPKGAVHRESNPSPEPADIIVTRAGTGQSTFNVDGPAPD, from the coding sequence ATGGACCAGGGACGCGACGAGGTTCGCGTGGCCCGTCCCGGTGACCGCAGGCCCGGACCGGGCACTGAGGGGATGGACCGGCAGGAGGCCTTCGCGACCGAGGGAATGTGGTCGGGATTCGTCCGCACGGAACCCGGGGCGGTCTCCGGCTGGCACCACCACGGCGACCACGAGTCGGTGATCTACGTCGTCACCGGGTCCCTCAGGATGGAGTTCGGCCCGGGCGGCTCGCGCACGGTCGAAGCCGGTCCCGGGGACTTCCTCCACGTACCGAAGGGCGCCGTGCACCGGGAGAGCAACCCCTCCCCGGAGCCCGCCGACATCATCGTCACCAGGGCCGGGACCGGACAGTCCACGTTCAACGTCGACGGACCCGCACCGGACTGA
- a CDS encoding helix-turn-helix domain-containing protein, producing the protein MSRAAEETNRRMLRARDAMDRAYAQPLDVPALARIAHVSPAHFARTFRATFGETPHRYLQRRRVERAMFLLRETDRSITDICFEVGFGSPGTFSRTFRDVVGRSPREYRKQAVALDVPTCFTMAWMRPSA; encoded by the coding sequence GTGAGCCGCGCCGCCGAAGAGACCAATCGCCGCATGCTCAGGGCCCGGGACGCCATGGACCGCGCCTACGCGCAGCCGCTGGACGTGCCGGCCCTGGCGCGGATCGCCCATGTGTCCCCGGCCCACTTCGCGCGCACCTTCCGGGCCACGTTCGGCGAGACGCCCCACCGCTACCTGCAGCGCCGACGCGTCGAGCGCGCCATGTTCCTGCTGAGGGAGACCGACCGCAGCATCACGGACATCTGCTTCGAGGTCGGATTCGGCAGCCCGGGCACCTTCAGCCGCACGTTCCGCGACGTCGTCGGCCGGTCGCCGCGGGAGTACCGCAAGCAGGCCGTCGCCCTGGACGTCCCCACCTGTTTCACGATGGCGTGGATGCGGCCGAGCGCCTGA
- a CDS encoding VOC family protein — translation MFTAITHSQIYVLDQDEALDFYVGKLGLEVNTDADLGFMRWLTVNVPGRPDREVLLERPGPPRLSEETAEQVRDLLTKGATGGFLIFSTDDCRKTYETLKAKGVEFTEEPTERPYGIDCGLRDPFGNSIRFTQPKG, via the coding sequence ATGTTCACAGCAATCACGCACTCACAGATCTACGTCCTCGACCAGGACGAGGCACTCGACTTCTACGTCGGCAAGCTCGGCCTGGAGGTCAACACCGACGCCGACCTCGGCTTCATGCGCTGGCTCACGGTCAACGTCCCCGGTCGGCCGGACCGCGAGGTCCTGCTGGAGCGGCCCGGCCCGCCGCGGCTGTCCGAGGAGACCGCGGAACAGGTCCGCGACCTGCTGACCAAGGGCGCGACAGGCGGGTTCCTCATCTTCAGTACCGATGACTGCCGCAAGACGTACGAGACCCTCAAGGCCAAGGGCGTCGAGTTCACCGAGGAGCCCACGGAGCGCCCGTACGGAATCGACTGCGGTCTCCGCGACCCCTTCGGCAACAGCATCCGCTTCACCCAGCCCAAGGGTTGA
- a CDS encoding sensor histidine kinase, with translation MSHLRAPAARADRREGGRHGRPVARPVPSLPETRIRPQLMRLAVLPPIAVALSAAAAVLFTVRSTGARPGLTLWGVLAGAASVTLAGILIATVAADRAAKSVSDRIGALRRSSARGEADLRALVESLRHGEAPPRRKPRSGPPDDADDFELLAADLTRAHDGAVTAVVQAAQLSSQAGSEQKLEVFVNLARRLQSLVHREISILDELENEIEDPDLLKGLFHVDHLATRIRRHAENLAVLGGAVSRRQWSHPVSMTEVLRSAIAEVEQYSRVKLVPPIDGTLRGHAVADVIHLLAELVENATVFSAPHTQVLLRANLVTSGLAVEVEDRGLGMPVAEQKKMNALLDDPDQVNVASLLADGRIGLFVVSQLARRHGINVRLQTNIYGGVQAVLVVPQGLLGSKPGVPGVAPQPQGVPGAMGAAGSPVPPRSPQPPLQAPPAPEIVTPRVPPEPPAPRRPQHGEAARPAAPAPNGSTQGGSTQGGNVLNGSTPGGAGPAPLPMRGTHQERANPSEALPGIRPEDRHLVADNGTAPPTPRTGTVRGTMGKPQLPRRRAQEHIAPQLRDGPAPRQDSEYLVGHDPGLMAAFQRGIGLAEAQQSLESEHTGEMYTASEHTGAMHTASAYVEPEHTTASAHLEPEPMGQAPRIDLRPLMDPAHTELSPMLPTSSLDARHTDVTATSRPSSIDVPHMDPAHIAEARPASARGIDHPTRHDGSAPAG, from the coding sequence ATGTCTCACCTTCGCGCACCGGCCGCACGCGCAGACCGCCGCGAGGGCGGGCGGCACGGACGGCCGGTCGCCCGACCCGTTCCCTCGCTGCCCGAGACCCGCATTCGGCCCCAGCTGATGCGGCTCGCCGTGCTGCCGCCGATCGCGGTCGCCCTGAGCGCCGCGGCGGCGGTCCTGTTCACCGTCCGCTCCACCGGAGCACGGCCCGGCCTCACACTGTGGGGCGTGCTCGCCGGCGCCGCCTCGGTGACCCTCGCGGGCATCCTGATCGCCACCGTGGCCGCCGACCGAGCCGCCAAGTCCGTGAGCGACCGCATCGGCGCCCTGCGCCGCAGCAGCGCCCGCGGCGAGGCCGATCTGCGCGCCCTGGTCGAGTCGCTGCGCCACGGCGAGGCCCCGCCCCGGCGCAAGCCGCGCAGCGGCCCGCCCGACGACGCCGACGACTTCGAACTGCTCGCCGCCGATCTGACCCGAGCGCACGACGGCGCCGTCACCGCCGTCGTACAGGCCGCCCAGCTCTCCAGCCAGGCGGGCAGCGAACAGAAGCTCGAGGTGTTCGTGAACCTCGCGCGGCGGCTGCAGTCCCTGGTGCACCGGGAGATCTCGATCCTCGACGAGCTCGAGAACGAGATCGAGGACCCCGATCTGCTCAAGGGCCTCTTCCACGTCGACCACCTCGCCACCCGGATCCGCCGCCACGCCGAGAACCTCGCCGTCCTCGGCGGCGCCGTCTCCCGTCGGCAGTGGAGCCACCCCGTCTCCATGACCGAGGTACTGCGCTCCGCCATCGCCGAGGTCGAGCAGTACTCCCGGGTCAAGCTGGTGCCCCCGATCGACGGCACCCTGCGCGGCCACGCCGTCGCCGACGTCATCCACCTGCTGGCCGAACTCGTCGAGAACGCCACGGTGTTCAGCGCCCCGCACACCCAGGTTCTGCTGCGCGCCAACCTCGTCACCTCGGGACTCGCCGTCGAGGTGGAGGACCGCGGACTGGGCATGCCGGTCGCCGAGCAGAAGAAGATGAACGCCCTGCTCGACGACCCCGACCAGGTCAATGTCGCGAGCCTGCTCGCGGACGGCCGCATCGGACTGTTCGTCGTCTCACAGCTCGCCCGGCGGCACGGCATCAACGTCCGCCTGCAGACCAACATCTACGGCGGGGTGCAGGCCGTACTCGTCGTACCGCAGGGGCTGCTGGGCTCGAAACCGGGCGTTCCCGGAGTCGCGCCCCAGCCGCAGGGTGTCCCAGGGGCGATGGGCGCGGCCGGTTCGCCCGTGCCGCCGCGATCCCCGCAACCGCCCCTCCAGGCGCCGCCCGCACCCGAGATCGTCACACCGCGCGTCCCGCCCGAGCCGCCCGCACCGCGCCGTCCGCAGCACGGGGAGGCCGCGCGCCCCGCGGCTCCCGCGCCGAACGGCAGCACGCAGGGCGGCAGCACGCAGGGCGGCAACGTGCTCAACGGCAGCACGCCGGGCGGCGCCGGACCGGCACCGCTTCCCATGCGCGGCACCCACCAGGAGCGAGCCAACCCCTCGGAGGCCCTGCCGGGCATCAGGCCGGAGGACCGGCACCTCGTCGCGGACAACGGGACCGCGCCGCCCACGCCCCGCACCGGCACCGTCCGCGGCACCATGGGCAAGCCCCAACTGCCCCGTCGCCGTGCCCAGGAACACATCGCGCCCCAACTGCGCGACGGCCCGGCACCACGCCAGGACAGCGAGTACCTCGTCGGCCACGACCCGGGTCTGATGGCGGCCTTCCAGCGCGGCATCGGCCTGGCAGAGGCCCAGCAGAGCCTGGAGTCGGAGCACACGGGGGAGATGTACACAGCGTCGGAGCACACGGGGGCGATGCACACAGCGTCGGCATACGTGGAGCCGGAACATACGACGGCCTCGGCGCACCTGGAGCCGGAGCCCATGGGACAGGCGCCGCGCATCGACCTGCGCCCCCTCATGGACCCCGCTCACACGGAGCTGTCACCCATGCTCCCGACCTCGTCCCTGGACGCTCGCCACACGGACGTCACCGCCACTTCCCGGCCGTCCTCCATCGACGTACCGCACATGGACCCGGCCCACATAGCCGAGGCGCGCCCCGCGTCCGCGCGTGGCATCGACCACCCCACCCGGCACGACGGGAGCGCACCAGCCGGATGA
- a CDS encoding roadblock/LC7 domain-containing protein, with translation MASDAPTGHVSDLDWLMSGLVQRVPHTTSAVLLSCDGLVKSVHGLDPDSADHMAALASGLYSLGRSAGVRFGEGGDVRQVVVELNSTLLFVTTAGSGTCLAVLAGREADAAVLGYEMAMLVKSVRPYLVTAPRQHSVEPSAMRP, from the coding sequence ATGGCGAGCGATGCGCCGACCGGCCATGTATCCGATCTCGACTGGCTGATGAGCGGCCTCGTGCAGCGCGTACCCCACACAACCAGTGCGGTGCTCCTGTCCTGCGACGGGCTCGTGAAGTCGGTCCACGGCCTCGACCCGGACAGCGCCGACCACATGGCCGCACTGGCCTCCGGCCTCTACTCCCTCGGCCGCAGCGCCGGGGTCCGCTTCGGCGAAGGCGGAGACGTCCGCCAGGTCGTCGTCGAACTCAACTCGACCCTGCTGTTCGTGACCACCGCCGGCTCGGGCACCTGTCTCGCCGTACTGGCAGGCCGCGAGGCCGACGCGGCGGTCCTCGGCTACGAGATGGCGATGCTGGTCAAGAGCGTCCGCCCCTACCTGGTCACCGCGCCCCGCCAGCACTCCGTCGAACCCTCGGCGATGAGGCCTTGA
- a CDS encoding DUF742 domain-containing protein, translating into MATVGDGPWLDDAAGRLVRPFTVSNGRTRPTIALDLLSHVMATGATPLGYLGPEHAHALDLCRAPVSVAEVAAQLKLPAVVTKVLLSDLVDCGALTTKPPEFHHNPTDRALLEAVLDGLRRQL; encoded by the coding sequence GTGGCGACGGTCGGCGACGGGCCATGGCTCGACGACGCGGCCGGTCGGCTTGTGCGCCCCTTCACGGTCAGCAACGGCCGCACCCGGCCCACCATCGCGCTCGACCTCCTGTCGCACGTGATGGCCACGGGAGCCACGCCTCTCGGCTATCTCGGCCCCGAACACGCGCATGCGCTCGACCTGTGCCGCGCGCCCGTGTCGGTCGCCGAGGTGGCCGCCCAACTGAAGCTGCCGGCGGTGGTCACCAAGGTGCTTCTGTCGGACCTCGTCGACTGCGGGGCGCTCACCACCAAGCCCCCCGAGTTCCACCACAACCCGACTGACCGGGCCCTTCTGGAGGCAGTGCTCGATGGACTACGACGACAGCTCTGA
- a CDS encoding GTP-binding protein has product MDYDDSSDPFPTALKILVAGGFGVGKTTFVGAVSEIAPLSTEELLTTVSAATDSLEGIENKVETTVAMDFGRITLDPEHVLYLFGTPGQERFWFMWDELSEGALGAVILADTRRLEECFAAVDFFEQRGLGFIVAINEFDGSYRYDPEEVRAAIDLPPEIPVVRCDARISSSGVQTLLTLVRHLIAHAPAHAPSHGAHM; this is encoded by the coding sequence ATGGACTACGACGACAGCTCTGACCCCTTCCCCACCGCACTCAAGATCCTTGTGGCGGGCGGGTTCGGAGTAGGCAAGACGACCTTCGTGGGCGCGGTCAGCGAGATCGCGCCGCTCAGCACGGAGGAACTGCTCACCACGGTCAGCGCCGCGACCGACAGCCTCGAAGGGATCGAGAACAAGGTCGAGACGACGGTGGCCATGGACTTCGGCCGCATCACGCTCGATCCGGAACACGTGCTGTATCTGTTCGGCACGCCCGGGCAGGAGCGGTTCTGGTTCATGTGGGACGAACTCTCCGAGGGCGCGCTCGGCGCCGTGATCCTCGCCGACACCCGGCGCCTGGAGGAGTGCTTCGCCGCTGTGGACTTCTTCGAGCAGCGGGGCCTCGGCTTCATCGTCGCGATCAACGAGTTCGACGGCTCCTACCGCTACGACCCCGAGGAGGTCCGTGCCGCCATAGACCTGCCCCCGGAGATTCCCGTCGTGCGCTGCGACGCCCGGATCTCCAGCTCCGGAGTCCAGACCCTGCTCACCCTCGTCCGGCATCTCATCGCCCACGCCCCCGCACACGCGCCGAGCCACGGCGCCCACATGTGA
- a CDS encoding GAF domain-containing protein has product MTYDPARPAGRLLLTPEDKEAPARARRLSRLGLGEHPDPALDAYADHLAELTGAPYAMVNFIDENRQFFAGLHLSNVARPVVKPDGTTPVLGRELARDHGFCPHVVVRRKALVLEDVCDYPRFAGNPVVDEFGIRSYLGAPLIDSTGMVLGTVCVVDIEPRPWGKPGLETIKASAADLVARLERREADGLPLL; this is encoded by the coding sequence ATGACGTACGACCCGGCGCGCCCGGCCGGTCGTCTGCTGCTCACCCCCGAGGACAAGGAGGCCCCCGCCCGGGCCCGGCGCCTGAGCCGACTGGGCCTGGGAGAACACCCCGACCCCGCCCTCGACGCCTACGCGGACCACCTCGCCGAGCTCACCGGGGCGCCGTACGCCATGGTCAACTTCATCGACGAGAACCGGCAGTTCTTCGCGGGCCTGCACCTTTCGAACGTGGCGCGCCCCGTGGTGAAGCCCGATGGCACCACCCCTGTCCTGGGCCGTGAGTTGGCCCGCGACCACGGCTTCTGCCCGCATGTGGTCGTGCGGCGCAAGGCCCTGGTCCTGGAGGACGTCTGCGACTACCCGCGGTTCGCGGGCAATCCGGTCGTCGACGAGTTCGGCATCCGCTCCTATCTGGGCGCGCCGCTGATCGACAGCACGGGGATGGTGCTCGGCACCGTGTGCGTCGTCGACATCGAGCCGCGGCCCTGGGGGAAGCCCGGCCTGGAGACCATCAAGGCGTCGGCGGCGGATCTGGTGGCCCGCCTGGAGCGCAGGGAGGCGGACGGGCTCCCGCTGCTCTGA
- a CDS encoding TetR/AcrR family transcriptional regulator, with amino-acid sequence MGRTSDARQKILGAARSLIEGRGYTGLGVAEICKAAGVPKGSFYYFFESKEALALTVVDEHWAAQQRDWARVLGGDAQPLQRLRTLFEETEAGQRAGQQGCGTVSGCLFGNLTLELSNQTEAVRGRLQEIFDAQVDMVEAVIAEARERGEVTVADPRESARAVVAQLEGQVMFAKLYNSTGRLSPLWDNCRALLGATVS; translated from the coding sequence GTGGGACGCACCAGTGACGCCAGGCAGAAGATCCTCGGTGCCGCGCGCTCGCTCATCGAGGGGCGCGGCTACACGGGCCTGGGCGTAGCCGAGATCTGCAAGGCGGCCGGCGTGCCGAAGGGCAGCTTCTACTACTTCTTCGAGTCGAAGGAGGCCCTGGCGCTCACCGTCGTCGACGAGCACTGGGCCGCCCAGCAGCGCGACTGGGCCCGCGTCCTGGGCGGCGACGCGCAGCCGCTGCAGCGGCTGCGCACGCTCTTCGAGGAGACCGAGGCCGGCCAGCGCGCCGGTCAGCAGGGCTGCGGCACCGTCTCGGGCTGTCTGTTCGGGAATCTCACCCTGGAGCTGAGCAACCAGACCGAGGCCGTCCGCGGGAGACTGCAGGAGATCTTCGACGCGCAGGTCGACATGGTCGAAGCGGTGATCGCCGAGGCCCGGGAGCGCGGCGAGGTCACCGTGGCCGACCCGCGGGAGTCGGCCCGGGCGGTGGTGGCCCAGCTGGAGGGCCAGGTGATGTTCGCCAAGCTCTACAACAGCACCGGCCGGCTGAGTCCCCTGTGGGACAACTGCCGGGCTCTGCTCGGGGCCACGGTCTCCTAG
- a CDS encoding GOLPH3/VPS74 family protein translates to MNTARDLAIVALDVAPSRPVEQGDLSLALAGAEMLDLIEALALALEDDRILPSAQSPTGDRLLDEAAASLVRQEPYESVEDWLWRRGRGLSSAYVDDLERIGVTARARGRRIPLRTARTELVDSPARRRAEERWAAGEPVLSALAATAGIHDDPAEDAAELAGDAVTTVLAAVGDAVMELEAVRQRRQIEDAAFDNVWRGY, encoded by the coding sequence ATGAACACCGCACGGGACCTCGCGATCGTCGCCCTGGACGTGGCGCCCAGCCGTCCGGTGGAACAGGGCGACCTGTCGCTCGCGCTCGCCGGAGCCGAGATGCTCGACCTCATCGAGGCGCTGGCGCTCGCGCTGGAGGACGACCGCATCCTGCCCAGCGCCCAGTCGCCCACGGGCGACCGCCTGTTGGACGAGGCCGCCGCCTCGCTCGTACGGCAGGAGCCTTACGAGTCGGTCGAGGACTGGCTCTGGCGGCGGGGCCGCGGACTGTCCTCGGCCTATGTCGACGACCTGGAGCGGATCGGGGTGACGGCCCGGGCACGTGGCCGCCGCATCCCTCTGCGCACCGCGCGGACCGAGCTGGTCGACTCTCCGGCCCGGCGCCGGGCCGAGGAGCGCTGGGCGGCGGGCGAACCGGTTCTCTCCGCCCTGGCCGCCACCGCCGGGATCCACGACGACCCGGCCGAGGACGCTGCCGAACTGGCCGGTGACGCGGTCACGACCGTACTGGCCGCCGTCGGCGACGCGGTGATGGAGCTGGAAGCCGTACGCCAGCGGCGGCAGATCGAGGATGCCGCCTTCGACAACGTCTGGCGCGGTTACTAG
- a CDS encoding YbfB/YjiJ family MFS transporter, translating into MSAPSPWAHVAQAAAALAAGMGVGRFVYTPILPLMHAQAGLSAGAGAHLATANYVGYLIGAVAGILLPALVRSRAVLRCSLLLLTATLAAMPLTHSTAVWGLLRLVAGVASALVFVVAAGSLLHHLREHPPHLSGWAFGGVGVGIALSGLLVLVLRSVADWRTAWWASAALAALLTAGSWNLWPEAVVPAAAPASGATAARTHRWFGALFVSYTLEGVGYIVAGTFLVSAIGQGSPGWVGSGAWVLVGLAAAPSAALWARLGRRWSRPGLLFAALVVQAVGIGLPALIGTPAAALVSAVLFGATFIGVSTIALATGAHLRFPRSVALLTAGYSVGQILGPLAVAPLLHHGYHQALLLAALVVLAAAAAAAVLRIGFPHHMVVVRHTAPQQQRESAENTRSAEAGADTLAPHSAN; encoded by the coding sequence ATGAGTGCCCCCTCCCCCTGGGCCCACGTCGCCCAGGCCGCGGCTGCGCTCGCGGCGGGCATGGGCGTCGGCCGCTTCGTCTACACCCCGATCCTGCCTCTGATGCACGCCCAGGCGGGTCTGTCCGCCGGCGCAGGCGCGCACCTGGCCACCGCCAACTACGTCGGCTATCTCATCGGAGCGGTCGCGGGCATCCTGCTCCCCGCGCTGGTGCGGTCCCGCGCCGTGCTGCGCTGCTCGCTGCTCCTGCTGACCGCGACTCTCGCCGCGATGCCGCTCACCCACAGCACGGCGGTGTGGGGCCTGCTGCGGCTGGTGGCCGGGGTGGCGAGCGCCCTGGTGTTCGTCGTCGCGGCCGGGTCCCTCCTGCACCATCTGCGGGAACATCCGCCGCACCTGTCCGGCTGGGCGTTCGGCGGTGTGGGCGTCGGCATCGCGCTGTCCGGCCTGCTGGTGCTGGTCCTGCGGTCCGTGGCCGACTGGCGGACCGCCTGGTGGGCGTCGGCCGCACTCGCCGCGCTGCTCACGGCCGGCTCGTGGAACCTGTGGCCGGAAGCCGTGGTACCGGCGGCCGCCCCGGCATCGGGGGCCACGGCAGCGCGCACGCACCGCTGGTTCGGTGCGCTGTTCGTGAGCTACACCCTGGAGGGCGTCGGCTACATCGTCGCCGGGACCTTCCTGGTCTCGGCGATCGGGCAGGGCTCCCCCGGCTGGGTCGGCAGCGGCGCCTGGGTACTGGTGGGGCTTGCCGCCGCACCGTCGGCGGCGCTGTGGGCCCGGCTCGGGCGCCGCTGGTCCCGCCCCGGTCTGCTGTTCGCCGCGCTCGTGGTCCAGGCGGTCGGCATCGGCCTGCCCGCCCTGATCGGCACACCGGCCGCCGCGCTCGTCTCGGCGGTCCTCTTCGGCGCCACCTTCATCGGCGTCAGCACCATCGCCCTGGCCACCGGGGCCCACCTGCGCTTCCCTCGCTCGGTCGCATTGCTGACCGCCGGATACTCCGTCGGGCAGATCCTGGGCCCCCTGGCCGTCGCCCCGCTGCTGCACCACGGCTACCATCAGGCCCTGCTGCTGGCCGCCCTCGTCGTTCTCGCCGCGGCGGCGGCCGCCGCCGTGCTGCGGATCGGCTTCCCGCACCACATGGTCGTAGTACGACACACAGCACCGCAGCAGCAGCGAGAATCGGCGGAGAACACCCGGTCCGCAGAGGCCGGCGCCGACACGCTCGCCCCGCACTCGGCCAACTGA
- a CDS encoding muconolactone Delta-isomerase family protein, whose translation MREFLVEITTTIPEGTGQDEADRRRAAEAVRAKELAATGHLARLWRPVGELRSIGVWRAADEAELHEKVLGTLPLRPWMTVAVTPLESHPNDPGRVDGTR comes from the coding sequence ATGCGAGAGTTCCTGGTCGAGATCACCACCACCATTCCCGAGGGCACCGGTCAGGACGAGGCCGACCGGCGCCGCGCCGCCGAAGCCGTCCGTGCGAAGGAGCTGGCCGCCACGGGCCATCTGGCCCGACTGTGGCGCCCCGTGGGCGAGTTGCGCAGCATCGGCGTGTGGCGCGCCGCCGACGAGGCGGAGCTGCACGAGAAGGTGCTCGGCACGCTGCCGCTGCGCCCGTGGATGACCGTCGCCGTCACCCCGCTCGAATCCCACCCCAACGACCCGGGGCGGGTCGACGGCACGCGATGA
- a CDS encoding LysR family transcriptional regulator, whose protein sequence is MTRVELRQLRYFVAVAEELNFGRAAERLLIAGPSLSQQIKALERDLGVRLFDRDRRSVSLTPAGAALLPPTRALLDRADDLKRRAGRLSGSESVRLGYVNWLPPDLTSRTAAVARVHVDAWVAPSHTQVARVADGSLDLAVCWVRTEDLERLGLRARLLGADRLYAVAKGGDSSDVPDVAARDSDVLIDDDVTSWASWNGYAEELAQVTGARTVRISDGAITGPAFFDHVRRCHRPVLNSPKGQTTPLPPDLVRREIVAPKVYWTWSLVWRESEDRAGVLAAVDALCDGVGDLGIHAPDAWLPADDPYAIPG, encoded by the coding sequence ATGACGCGCGTGGAACTGCGCCAGCTGCGGTATTTCGTCGCGGTCGCCGAGGAACTGAACTTCGGCCGGGCCGCCGAGCGGCTGCTCATCGCGGGCCCCTCGCTCTCCCAGCAGATCAAGGCGCTCGAACGGGACCTGGGGGTACGGCTGTTCGACCGGGATCGCCGCTCGGTGTCCCTCACCCCGGCCGGAGCCGCCCTGCTCCCGCCCACCCGCGCCCTGCTGGACCGGGCCGACGACCTCAAGCGCCGGGCGGGCCGACTCTCGGGCTCCGAGTCCGTACGGCTCGGTTACGTCAACTGGCTTCCTCCGGACTTGACTTCGCGCACGGCCGCGGTGGCACGGGTGCATGTCGACGCATGGGTCGCCCCCTCGCACACCCAGGTCGCCCGGGTCGCTGACGGCAGCCTGGATCTCGCCGTGTGCTGGGTGCGCACCGAGGACCTGGAACGGCTCGGGCTGCGCGCCCGCCTCCTCGGCGCCGACCGGCTCTACGCCGTGGCCAAGGGCGGCGACAGCAGTGACGTACCGGATGTGGCGGCCCGGGACAGCGACGTCCTGATCGACGACGACGTCACCTCCTGGGCGTCCTGGAACGGGTACGCAGAGGAGCTGGCGCAGGTCACCGGGGCCCGTACGGTACGCATCTCCGACGGGGCGATCACCGGCCCCGCCTTCTTCGACCACGTCCGCCGCTGCCACCGCCCGGTCCTCAACTCGCCCAAGGGGCAGACCACTCCGCTCCCGCCCGACCTGGTCCGCCGCGAGATCGTCGCGCCGAAGGTCTACTGGACCTGGTCCCTGGTGTGGCGCGAGAGCGAGGACAGGGCGGGGGTCCTCGCCGCCGTGGACGCCCTTTGCGACGGGGTGGGAGACCTCGGGATCCACGCCCCGGACGCCTGGCTGCCCGCCGACGATCCGTACGCGATCCCGGGCTGA